Proteins encoded within one genomic window of Haladaptatus sp. QDMS2:
- the lysA gene encoding diaminopimelate decarboxylase gives MNDESGGPDVRRLHEWDAGLLADLAAEYGSPLYVYDVDRVRENAWRIRGAFPDAEVSYATKANTSRPVLRALREEDVGAECASAGEVERSLAAGFTGNEVRYTAVNPPSEDLDHVCARAEEHPLTITIGAADTLDRLADRGFYGKLAVRVNPGVGAGHHAKVTTGTDPKFGVPYDDVPELLAEAADRGFDVVGIHAHAGSGISGDDLSSHRELVSRMGALARESPVALDFVNVGGGFGVPYREDEPPLDIDAVADATREALGEVDAQLAIEPGRYFVADAGVLLTNVNTVKQTPETLVVGVDAGMTTLVRPAMYDSYHAIRNLAPDAGERESVETLVAGPICETSDIFATDRVLPAPARGDLLCIGNAGAYGYEMASQYNSRPRPAVVALDDGEASLAIRRETLADVTTLEEP, from the coding sequence ATGAACGACGAAAGCGGCGGCCCCGACGTACGCCGACTGCACGAGTGGGACGCCGGCCTGCTCGCCGACCTCGCAGCGGAGTACGGGTCGCCGCTTTACGTCTACGACGTAGACCGCGTCCGCGAGAACGCCTGGCGGATTCGCGGGGCGTTTCCTGACGCGGAGGTAAGCTACGCGACCAAGGCCAACACCTCGCGACCTGTCCTGCGCGCCCTGCGCGAGGAGGACGTCGGTGCGGAGTGCGCCTCGGCCGGCGAAGTCGAGCGCTCGCTCGCCGCCGGTTTCACGGGAAACGAGGTGCGCTACACGGCGGTCAACCCGCCGAGTGAGGACCTAGACCACGTCTGTGCCCGCGCCGAAGAACACCCGCTGACCATCACTATTGGCGCGGCCGACACGCTCGACCGCCTCGCAGACCGCGGGTTCTACGGCAAGCTCGCGGTGCGCGTAAACCCCGGCGTCGGCGCGGGCCACCACGCGAAGGTTACGACGGGCACTGATCCGAAGTTCGGCGTCCCGTACGACGACGTTCCCGAACTGCTCGCCGAGGCCGCAGACCGCGGGTTCGACGTGGTCGGCATCCACGCCCACGCGGGCAGCGGTATCTCGGGCGACGACCTCTCTTCGCACCGCGAACTCGTGAGTCGGATGGGCGCGCTCGCCCGCGAGTCGCCCGTCGCGCTCGACTTCGTGAACGTGGGCGGCGGCTTTGGCGTCCCGTACCGCGAGGACGAACCACCCCTCGACATCGACGCGGTGGCCGACGCGACTCGCGAGGCGCTCGGCGAGGTGGACGCCCAACTCGCCATCGAACCGGGCCGCTACTTCGTCGCCGACGCGGGCGTTCTGCTCACCAACGTAAACACGGTAAAGCAGACGCCTGAGACGCTCGTGGTCGGCGTGGATGCCGGGATGACGACGCTCGTCCGCCCGGCGATGTACGATTCCTACCACGCGATTCGCAACCTCGCGCCCGACGCAGGAGAACGCGAATCGGTAGAAACGCTCGTCGCCGGCCCCATCTGCGAGACGAGCGATATCTTCGCCACCGACCGGGTTCTGCCAGCGCCCGCCCGGGGCGACTTGCTCTGTATCGGCAACGCTGGCGCATACGGCTACGAAATGGCCAGTCAGTACAACTCACGACCGCGACCCGCGGTGGTCGCACTTGACGACGGCGAGGCAAGCCTCGCGATTCGACGCGAAACCCTCGCCGACGTCACCACCTTAGAAGAACCATGA
- a CDS encoding M20 family metallopeptidase, which translates to MDFDPVAFLEDAVKTPSHEDIAEMRQLLVSTIEAQGFAAHVDDAGNTISTRETDEPGPHVVLNTHIDTVAPHVEFSRDGDIIRGRGSCDAKGPLTALLVAFFDTDLQRGKLTLAITPDEEVKSTGAAALDLDGDAYIVGEPTGLDVCNAAKGRFEGTITVRGENAHAAEPQSGVNAITGAGHVLRALETFLDRDDAPPVHEELGAATLEPTMIRGGTATNQIPAECEIVVDRRSVPPETSDSFEHLLETHLRENVPDVEFDVTYDFEFTDRPTPFLEAWETDPEGKLAQTLAAASGGAIRPFSAATEASYFAHDAPTVVFGPGLLADGNEPVAHSPNEYVLVSAVEAAAEAVTETVAAFLS; encoded by the coding sequence GTGGATTTCGACCCCGTCGCTTTTCTCGAAGACGCCGTCAAGACGCCCTCCCACGAGGATATCGCCGAGATGCGCCAGTTGCTCGTCTCTACTATCGAAGCCCAGGGCTTCGCGGCACACGTAGACGACGCTGGCAACACAATTTCCACACGCGAGACCGACGAACCCGGCCCCCACGTCGTCCTCAATACCCACATCGACACCGTCGCCCCGCACGTCGAATTTTCCCGCGACGGCGACATTATCCGCGGCCGCGGTTCCTGCGACGCGAAAGGGCCACTGACCGCCCTGCTCGTCGCGTTTTTCGATACCGACCTCCAACGCGGCAAACTCACGCTCGCGATTACCCCTGACGAGGAAGTCAAATCGACCGGCGCGGCCGCCCTCGATTTGGACGGCGACGCCTACATCGTCGGCGAACCGACCGGCCTCGACGTGTGTAACGCGGCGAAAGGCCGCTTCGAGGGAACTATCACCGTCCGCGGGGAGAACGCCCACGCCGCGGAACCACAATCCGGCGTAAACGCGATTACCGGCGCAGGCCACGTCCTCCGGGCGCTCGAAACCTTCCTCGACCGCGACGACGCCCCACCGGTCCACGAGGAACTCGGCGCGGCGACGCTCGAACCGACGATGATTCGTGGCGGGACGGCGACCAACCAGATTCCCGCAGAATGCGAAATCGTCGTCGACCGCCGGAGCGTTCCCCCCGAGACGAGCGACTCCTTCGAGCACCTGCTCGAAACCCACCTTCGCGAGAACGTCCCCGACGTCGAGTTCGACGTGACCTACGACTTCGAGTTCACCGACCGGCCCACACCCTTCCTCGAAGCGTGGGAAACGGACCCTGAGGGGAAACTCGCCCAGACGCTTGCCGCCGCCTCCGGCGGGGCAATTCGTCCGTTCTCGGCCGCCACGGAAGCTTCATACTTCGCCCACGACGCCCCCACCGTCGTGTTCGGCCCGGGCCTACTCGCCGACGGCAATGAACCGGTCGCCCACTCGCCCAACGAGTACGTCCTCGTGTCAGCGGTCGAAGCCGCTGCCGAAGCCGTGACGGAGACAGTCGCCGCATTCCTCTCCTAA
- the purH gene encoding bifunctional phosphoribosylaminoimidazolecarboxamide formyltransferase/IMP cyclohydrolase, which produces MTRIAGLASNRGRNLMHVADLAPGGAEVAVVLTNTEGAPVLDAAAERGIATEVVEREEGESRESHEERIVSRLAEYDFDLVCLDGYMRVLTGEFLDNVPTTLNVHPSLLPTFKGMDAWGDALSAGVKVTGCTVHVVNEDVDAGPIVTQEPIPIYEGDTEETLKERVLYEGEFKAYPRAVKWFAEDRVTVTADGVEIEGDDAGEFPARRVDTTDHLTGLRYGENPHQAAAVYADNTCEEASVVHAAQLNEGAKALSYNNYNDADAALNLIKEFDEPAAAVIKHTNPAGCATADTLAEAYENALSTDPMSAFGGIVSLNRECDAKTAELIVDSFKEVVVAPGYTDAALDVLTEKKNLRVLDVGPLGDITSTLVEKPIVGGRLIQERDQQKLTVEDLEIATEKEPTDEELETMLFAWQTLKHVKSNGILFAKGTETVGIGMGQVSRVDAVRLAAMKAEEHAEGKDAKGAVMASDAFFPFPDGIEAAAEAGITAVIQPGGSVNDEDVIAAAEEHGMTMVFTGKRSFKHD; this is translated from the coding sequence ATGACACGAATCGCCGGTCTGGCGAGTAACCGCGGACGGAATCTCATGCACGTTGCAGACCTCGCGCCGGGTGGCGCAGAGGTCGCCGTCGTCCTCACGAACACGGAAGGCGCACCTGTACTGGACGCCGCCGCAGAGCGCGGCATCGCCACCGAAGTCGTCGAACGCGAGGAGGGCGAATCTCGCGAGTCCCACGAGGAACGCATCGTCTCACGTCTCGCGGAATACGACTTCGACCTCGTCTGCCTCGACGGCTACATGCGCGTGCTGACCGGCGAATTCCTCGACAACGTCCCGACGACGCTCAACGTCCACCCGTCGCTCCTGCCGACGTTCAAGGGCATGGACGCGTGGGGCGACGCCCTCTCCGCAGGCGTGAAAGTCACCGGTTGCACCGTCCACGTCGTGAACGAGGACGTGGACGCCGGCCCAATCGTCACCCAGGAGCCAATCCCAATCTACGAGGGGGACACAGAAGAGACGCTCAAAGAGCGCGTCCTCTACGAAGGCGAGTTCAAGGCGTACCCACGTGCTGTCAAGTGGTTCGCAGAGGACAGAGTCACCGTCACCGCAGACGGTGTCGAAATCGAAGGTGACGACGCCGGCGAGTTCCCGGCCCGCCGCGTCGACACGACAGACCACCTCACCGGCCTGCGCTACGGCGAGAACCCCCACCAGGCCGCGGCCGTCTACGCCGACAACACCTGCGAGGAGGCGAGCGTCGTCCATGCAGCCCAGCTCAACGAGGGCGCGAAGGCGCTCTCCTACAACAACTACAACGACGCGGACGCCGCGCTCAATCTCATCAAAGAGTTCGACGAACCCGCCGCCGCCGTCATCAAGCACACGAACCCCGCCGGCTGTGCGACCGCCGACACCCTCGCGGAAGCCTACGAAAACGCCCTTTCGACGGACCCGATGAGCGCATTCGGCGGCATCGTCTCGCTCAACCGCGAGTGTGACGCGAAAACCGCCGAGCTCATCGTCGATTCGTTCAAGGAAGTCGTCGTCGCGCCGGGCTACACCGACGCTGCACTCGACGTGCTCACCGAGAAGAAGAACCTGCGTGTCCTCGACGTGGGACCACTCGGCGACATCACTTCGACGCTCGTTGAGAAACCAATCGTCGGCGGTCGCCTGATTCAGGAGCGCGACCAGCAGAAACTCACCGTCGAGGATCTCGAAATCGCGACGGAGAAGGAACCAACCGACGAGGAACTGGAGACCATGCTGTTCGCGTGGCAGACGCTCAAGCACGTCAAATCCAACGGGATTCTGTTCGCCAAGGGCACGGAAACCGTCGGCATCGGCATGGGACAGGTCAGCCGCGTCGACGCCGTCCGCCTCGCCGCGATGAAGGCCGAGGAGCACGCAGAGGGGAAGGACGCGAAGGGCGCAGTCATGGCTTCAGACGCCTTCTTCCCGTTCCCGGACGGCATCGAAGCCGCTGCCGAGGCCGGCATCACCGCCGTCATCCAGCCCGGCGGCTCGGTCAACGACGAAGACGTGATTGCGGCCGCAGAAGAACACGGCATGACGATGGTGTTCACCGGGAAGCGATCGTTCAAGCACGACTGA
- the purB gene encoding adenylosuccinate lyase: MSTFVGDGPLFAVSPLDGRYGRYTEALAPYASEAALMRARVQVEVEYLIALADLDATPLEIGAAARDLLRELYEEFDAADADIVKQLETTGYKDYTATNHDVKAVEYFIREGLPASLSDAGPWVHFGLTSEDVNNLAHRLLVKPAVEEVLLPELYATRDALIEMAREFRDLPMLARTHGQPATPTTFGKEMAVYAARLGRTVATIERATDEISGKLAGASGTYAAHHAAYPDVDWRAFSREFVTSLGLEYTPLATQVNPCDDLAALFATIRTANTVLIDLDRDMWLYVSDRYLGQETVEGETGSSTMPHKVNPIDFENSEGNLSKANSDLVFLGDYITTSRLQRDLSDSTVKRNIGAAFAYCLIAYTKVQKGLSKVVPNEAVMREELEATPEIIGEAVQTILRREGHEDAYERVKALSRGKRVTLADFRDLFDDLDVDDDVRAELHALTPAGYTGLAADLVDELE, encoded by the coding sequence ATGTCAACCTTTGTTGGCGACGGCCCGCTGTTCGCCGTCTCGCCGCTCGACGGGCGCTACGGCCGCTACACGGAGGCGCTCGCGCCCTACGCGAGTGAAGCCGCGCTGATGCGAGCCCGCGTGCAGGTGGAAGTCGAGTACCTCATCGCGCTCGCCGACCTCGACGCGACACCCCTCGAAATCGGAGCCGCAGCCCGCGACCTCCTCCGCGAACTCTACGAGGAGTTCGACGCCGCGGACGCGGACATCGTCAAACAGCTCGAAACGACCGGCTACAAGGACTACACCGCGACCAACCACGACGTGAAGGCAGTGGAGTACTTCATCCGCGAAGGCCTTCCCGCGTCGCTCTCGGATGCCGGCCCGTGGGTCCACTTCGGCCTCACCAGCGAGGACGTGAACAATCTCGCCCATCGCCTGCTCGTGAAACCGGCCGTCGAAGAGGTTCTCCTCCCCGAACTCTACGCCACGCGCGACGCGCTCATCGAGATGGCCCGGGAGTTTCGCGACTTGCCGATGCTCGCCCGGACCCACGGCCAGCCAGCGACGCCGACGACCTTCGGCAAGGAGATGGCTGTCTACGCCGCCCGCCTCGGGCGCACCGTCGCGACAATCGAACGCGCGACCGACGAAATCTCGGGGAAACTCGCCGGCGCGAGCGGCACCTACGCCGCCCACCACGCCGCCTACCCGGACGTAGACTGGCGGGCGTTCTCCCGCGAGTTCGTCACCTCGCTCGGCCTCGAATACACGCCACTGGCCACGCAGGTGAACCCGTGTGACGACCTCGCCGCACTCTTCGCGACCATCCGCACCGCGAACACGGTCCTCATCGACTTAGACCGCGACATGTGGCTCTACGTCTCCGACCGCTACCTCGGCCAGGAGACGGTCGAAGGCGAGACGGGCAGTTCGACGATGCCCCACAAGGTGAACCCCATCGACTTCGAGAACAGCGAGGGCAACCTCTCGAAGGCGAACTCGGACCTCGTCTTCCTCGGCGACTACATCACTACTTCGCGCCTCCAGCGCGACCTCTCGGATTCGACGGTCAAGCGCAACATCGGCGCGGCGTTCGCCTACTGCCTCATCGCCTACACCAAAGTCCAGAAGGGGCTCTCGAAGGTCGTCCCGAACGAGGCGGTCATGCGCGAGGAACTGGAGGCAACGCCCGAAATCATCGGCGAGGCCGTCCAGACTATCCTGCGCCGAGAGGGTCACGAGGACGCCTACGAGCGCGTGAAGGCACTCTCGCGGGGCAAGCGCGTCACGCTCGCCGACTTCCGCGACCTGTTCGATGACCTCGACGTAGACGATGACGTGCGCGCAGAACTCCACGCCCTGACGCCCGCGGGCTACACCGGTCTCGCCGCCGACCTCGTGGATGAACTGGAGTAG
- the dapF gene encoding diaminopimelate epimerase, with translation MIRFDKYHGTGNDFVLVDAAEAVPDRRALATELCHRETGVSHPSSDRVGADGVLFLALEDRYSPPRVVMTLVQPDGSTASMCGNGARCAAAWAAERTGASEIMIDTQAGTRHARIEDDGVTIEMGTPLFEPAAVPVLADEPVVEQDFEGYAVTAVNTGVPHAVIFVDDVADVDLDAVAPAIRHAEIFPEGANVNVASQRDDGGFDQRTFERGVEGETRSCGTGAVAIAAAARELGLVSGGSAVSVSPPGGDLEVTLTDGPAFLHGPVELDFRSEVPVSKPRRLDPTEA, from the coding sequence ATGATTCGATTCGACAAGTACCACGGAACCGGAAACGACTTCGTACTAGTAGATGCAGCAGAGGCAGTCCCTGACCGCCGGGCGCTCGCGACGGAACTCTGTCATCGCGAGACGGGTGTCTCCCACCCGTCGAGTGACCGCGTGGGCGCAGACGGCGTGCTCTTTCTCGCGCTCGAAGACCGCTACTCGCCGCCGCGCGTCGTCATGACGCTCGTCCAGCCGGATGGCTCGACCGCCTCGATGTGCGGCAACGGGGCGCGCTGTGCTGCGGCGTGGGCCGCAGAACGCACCGGTGCGTCCGAGATTATGATCGACACGCAGGCGGGCACCCGCCACGCTCGCATCGAAGACGACGGCGTGACCATCGAGATGGGAACGCCCCTCTTCGAACCGGCCGCCGTCCCGGTTCTCGCTGACGAACCGGTCGTCGAGCAGGACTTCGAAGGCTACGCCGTCACGGCCGTGAACACGGGCGTTCCCCACGCCGTCATCTTCGTAGACGACGTGGCCGACGTGGACCTCGACGCGGTGGCCCCGGCCATCCGCCACGCTGAGATTTTCCCGGAGGGGGCGAACGTGAACGTCGCCAGCCAGCGCGACGACGGCGGTTTCGACCAGCGCACCTTCGAGCGCGGCGTCGAGGGCGAGACGCGCTCCTGTGGCACGGGTGCGGTGGCCATCGCGGCCGCCGCCCGCGAACTCGGCCTCGTCTCCGGTGGCTCTGCGGTCTCCGTCTCGCCGCCGGGCGGCGACCTCGAAGTCACGCTCACCGACGGCCCGGCGTTCCTCCATGGGCCGGTCGAACTCGATTTTCGGAGTGAGGTCCCCGTCAGCAAGCCCCGACGACTCGACCCGACGGAGGCCTGA
- a CDS encoding 2,3,4,5-tetrahydropyridine-2,6-dicarboxylate N-succinyltransferase, giving the protein MSLQSTIEALWQRKQDGLTAADVGADELDVLDAFLAALEAGDIRAAEKRDGTWEANEWVKQGILLNFGLRNTEPRTYGGVTYHDVLPLRETSDLAEKGTRNTPNGTVIRRGAYIGSNAILMSPAYVNIGAHVGDGTLVDSCDTVGSCAQIGNDVKLGANTLIGGVLEPVESAPVIVEDGVSLGAGCRVTSGFVVGENSVVGENTLLTPRIPVYDLVEEEVLYGELPSNRRAFTRFVESSIGDHELFSGGAYKPAVVATDIEATTLEATAREEALRE; this is encoded by the coding sequence ATGAGCCTACAATCGACAATCGAAGCCCTGTGGCAACGAAAGCAAGACGGACTGACGGCCGCCGACGTCGGCGCGGACGAACTCGACGTGTTAGACGCCTTCCTGGCCGCGCTCGAAGCCGGCGACATCCGCGCCGCGGAGAAGCGCGACGGAACCTGGGAGGCCAACGAATGGGTGAAGCAGGGCATCCTCCTGAACTTCGGCCTGCGAAACACCGAACCCCGAACCTACGGCGGCGTGACCTACCACGACGTGCTCCCGCTTCGCGAGACGAGCGACCTCGCAGAGAAGGGCACGCGAAACACCCCGAACGGGACGGTCATTCGGCGGGGAGCCTACATCGGGTCGAACGCCATCCTCATGAGTCCGGCCTACGTCAACATCGGCGCGCACGTCGGCGACGGCACGCTCGTCGATTCCTGTGACACGGTCGGCTCCTGCGCCCAGATTGGCAACGACGTGAAACTCGGCGCGAACACGCTCATCGGCGGCGTCTTAGAACCGGTCGAGAGCGCGCCGGTCATCGTCGAAGACGGCGTCTCGCTCGGCGCTGGCTGCCGGGTCACCTCCGGATTCGTCGTCGGTGAAAACTCCGTCGTCGGCGAGAACACGCTGCTCACGCCGCGCATTCCGGTTTACGACCTCGTCGAAGAGGAAGTCCTCTACGGCGAACTGCCATCGAACCGTCGGGCGTTCACGCGCTTCGTCGAATCCTCGATTGGCGACCACGAGCTGTTTTCCGGCGGGGCGTACAAGCCCGCCGTCGTCGCCACGGACATCGAGGCGACCACGCTCGAAGCCACCGCACGAGAGGAGGCACTGCGCGAATGA
- a CDS encoding ester cyclase: MAATTRSSEYKQLVRRIPEDVATKGNLDLIDEICTEDIRDHSPLGESVGREEAKQQIGSMRNAFSDFSATVEDIVEEGDTVAMRVTLRGTHDGEFMGYEPTGKTFEVQNLVFTRIEDGKIAERWVQPDMLGMMEQLGLTELPTR; the protein is encoded by the coding sequence ATGGCAGCAACAACCAGAAGCTCGGAATACAAACAACTTGTGCGACGCATCCCAGAGGACGTCGCGACGAAAGGCAATCTCGACCTCATCGACGAAATCTGCACCGAAGATATTCGCGACCACAGCCCGCTCGGCGAGTCCGTGGGTCGAGAGGAGGCGAAACAGCAGATTGGAAGCATGCGTAACGCGTTCAGCGACTTCTCCGCGACTGTCGAAGACATCGTGGAAGAGGGCGACACCGTCGCCATGCGCGTGACGCTACGGGGCACCCACGACGGCGAGTTCATGGGCTACGAACCAACCGGCAAGACGTTCGAGGTCCAGAACCTCGTGTTCACCCGCATCGAAGACGGTAAAATCGCAGAGCGGTGGGTCCAACCCGACATGCTCGGCATGATGGAACAACTCGGGCTCACCGAATTACCCACTCGCTAA
- a CDS encoding TVP38/TMEM64 family protein, with translation MQLFVSAEGRRGFLLRVAALFLFFVALALLSRRMLPLFVNPEFARETIAAYGPLAPLAFIAVQVLQVVFAPIPGQAMGVVSGYLFGAYLGTFYSVVGAGLGSFIAAAAARRFGRPYVERVVHPDTLSRFDGVTDRRGEIGLFLAFLVPGLPDDAICFVAGLTRLSLSRIVVIAVVGRAPSLLLTNLVGAELASRNLAMAAVLGLLVLVLSILGYTNRETLADWVVGDGS, from the coding sequence GTGCAACTTTTCGTCTCTGCTGAAGGGCGGCGCGGATTCCTGCTTCGGGTAGCCGCGCTCTTTCTCTTTTTCGTCGCGCTCGCCCTGCTCAGCAGGCGGATGCTCCCGCTGTTCGTGAACCCCGAGTTCGCCCGCGAGACCATCGCCGCCTACGGCCCGCTCGCGCCACTCGCGTTCATCGCGGTGCAGGTGCTCCAGGTGGTCTTCGCGCCCATCCCGGGCCAGGCGATGGGCGTGGTGAGCGGCTACCTCTTCGGTGCATACCTCGGGACGTTTTACAGCGTCGTTGGCGCGGGACTGGGGAGTTTCATCGCGGCCGCCGCCGCTCGCCGATTCGGCCGCCCCTACGTCGAGCGCGTCGTCCACCCCGATACCCTCTCCCGGTTCGACGGCGTGACCGACCGGCGCGGGGAAATTGGTCTGTTTCTCGCCTTTCTGGTTCCCGGCTTACCCGACGACGCCATCTGCTTCGTCGCCGGACTCACGCGCCTCTCGCTTTCGCGCATCGTCGTCATCGCGGTGGTTGGTCGCGCCCCGTCGCTCCTGCTCACGAACCTCGTCGGCGCAGAACTCGCCAGCCGAAATCTCGCAATGGCGGCGGTTCTGGGGCTGCTAGTGCTCGTGCTGTCGATTTTAGGATACACGAACCGTGAGACACTCGCGGACTGGGTTGTAGGCGACGGCAGTTAG